From the Sebastes umbrosus isolate fSebUmb1 chromosome 2, fSebUmb1.pri, whole genome shotgun sequence genome, one window contains:
- the vps33b gene encoding vacuolar protein sorting-associated protein 33B — protein MAHSARRDCPELPDFSLLKRLARDQLIYLLEQLPGKKDLFIEADLMSPLDRIANVSTLKQHEVDKLYKVEYKPIVSTSDQLCFLIRPRIQTVKWICDVANADKAAGRFRRYKIIFTPQKFYACEAVLEEQGIVGDVTTDEWSFYLLPLDDDIISLELPEFFRDNFLAGDQRWVRTAGSALHLLHSLYGPFSKVYGIGRCSKMAYESWREQVEEGEQRARQAEIGKVFLIDRDVDFVTPLCSQVVYEGLVDDIFRIKCGCVEFGPDVTSSDKSLKVMLNSQDKVFNEIRNEHFSNVFGFLSQKARNLQTAYDKRRGMDIKQMKTFVSEELKGLKQEHRLLSLHIGASESIMKKKTKQDFQEMLKTEHSLLEGFEIRESITFIEEHISRQVSMIESLRLLCLLSITENGLLPKDFRSLKAQYLQSYGVDHLLTFANLKQLGLLVEQQPGETLNVMESKVGKLVNDKTGGKLTDAFSSLAKKSHFRALSRKLNLVPKSDEEYDLRVPRDMAYIFSGAYVPLSCKLIEQVLERDGWTGLEDVTKLLNGHEFAVTGNNGGDSKAKSDAQRIILVMFLGGCTFSEISALRFLGRERGYKFIVVTTAITNSSRLIESLLDNHV, from the exons CTGCCGGGGAAGAAAGACCTCTTCATCGAGGCTGACTTGATGAGCCCGCTGGACCGTATTGCTAATGTGTCAACACTAAAG CAACATGAAGTCGACAAACTCTACAAAGTGGAATACAAACCTATTGTCAGCACGTCAGATCA ACTTTGTTTTCTGATCCGACCAAGAATACAAACTGTTAAATGGATATGTG ATGTGGCCAACGCAGACAAGGCAGCAGGAAGATTTAGAAGATACAAGATCATCTTTACCCCTCAGAAG TTCTATGCGTGTGAGGCAGTGCTTGAGGAGCAGGGGATCGTTGGTG ACGTGACGACTGACGAGTGGTCTTTCTACCTCCTTCCTCTTGACGATGACATCATCAGTCTGGAGTTGCCGGAGTTTTTTCGAGACAACTTCctg GCGGGGGACCAGCGCTGGGTTAGGACCGCCGGCAGCGCTCTGCACCTCCTCCACTCCCTCTATGGCCCCTTCTCAAAGGTCTACGGGATCGGACGATGCTCCAAG ATGGCGTACGAGTCGTGGAGggagcaggtggaggagggagaacaAAGAGCTCGTCAGGCTGAAATAGGAAAAGTCTTTCTCATTGACCGAG ATGTGGACTTCGTCACTCCTCTGTGCTCACAGGTCGTCTACGAGGGACTCGTTGATGATATATTTAGAATCAAATGTG GATGTGTGGAGTTTGGACCTGATGTTACCTCCTCTGACAAAAGTCTAAAAGTCATGCTGAACTCTCAGGATAAG GTCTTCAATGAAATCAGGAACGAGCATTTCTCCAACGTCTTTGGTTTCCTCAGTCAGAAAGCCAGGAATCTCCAGACGGCGTATGAT AAGCGTCGGGGGATGGACATCAAGCAGATGAAGACCTTTGTGTCAGAGGAGCTAAAAGGGTTAAAACAGGAACATCGGCTACTGAGCCTAC ACATCGGGGCCAGTGAATCGATAATGAAGAAGAAAACGAAGCAGGATTTTCAGGAGATGTTGAAGACCGAACACT CTTTACTTGAAGGATTTGAAATCCGTGAAAGTATTACTTTCATAGAGGAGCACATCAGCAGACAG gtCTCCATGATAGAAAGTCTGCGGCTGCTTTGTCTTCTGTCTATCACGGAAAACG GACTTCTGCCAAAAGACTTCCGCTCATTAAAAGCTCAGTATCTACAG AGTTATGGAGTGGATCACCTGCTCACGTTTGCCAACCTGAAGCAGTTGGGGCTGCTGGTGGAGCAGCAGCCGGGGGAAACGCTGAACGTGATGGAGAGCAAAGTGGGAAAACTGGTCAACGACAAAACTGGAG gAAAACTCACCGACGCCTTCTCCTCTCTCGCAAAGAAGAGCCACTTCAGAGCCCTGAGCAGGAAGCTCAACCTG GTGCCAAAGTCAGATGAAGAATACGACCTGCGTGTTCCTCGAGACATGGCCTACATCTTCAGCGGTGCCTACGTCCCTCTGAGCTGCAAGCTCATCGAGCAG GTGTTGGAGCGAGACGGTTGGACGGGGCTTGAAGACGTCACCAAGCTGCTAAACGGACATGAATTCGCTGTTACAG GAAACAATGGAGGTGATTCGAAAGCAAAGAGCGACGCTCAGCGCATCATCCTCGTCATGTTCCTCGGCGGCTGCACCTTCTCTGAGATCTCAGCTCTACGTTTCCTcggcagagagagag GTTATAAATTCATTGTGGTAACAACTGCGATTACAAACAGTTCAAGACTCATCGAGTCGTTGCTGGACAACCACGTATGA
- the prc1b gene encoding protein regulator of cytokinesis 1b isoform X3 has product MRKSEVLAAEAVSCLNKALCHLKDIWEEIGIPEDQRLQRTNVVKNHIKSLLDMMIKEEDSLKKRLISSIQTCRTEMEKLYLELQLTGFEEETGITMLQQEKNIRTQVEALMKEKTLRMQQLKVLLDQDQDLCDILCSMPYGIAPDSVPTPEQLESFSQHITNQNAEKTRRYAEFMDLKRQIILYMGELDQIPETSFEKDVVCEDEDSFCLSRDNITSLKLLVCQLEERKAENEAMCEAHREKIQRLWDRLTVPQEEREAFNEHMVSSRKRNLEALHAEVQRLEELKMLNIHNVTDAIRSEIAVFWEKCFFSTDQRQDFSPYFSVDFTEELLSLHDAEIQRLKQHYEDHKELFDGVHQWEESWRLFLQLEKKATDPTRFTNRGGNLLKEEKQRSDLHKSLPKLEKKLKVQIDVWESEQDREFLVNGQMFLQYVEDQWELHRIEKEKEKQERQLKKSKQTEEDMLYGTAVRTPTKRRLLGTHTPNKSRKFNATSSLSSATSNSTGRSVFGGTVCRSPGPRPPLSANKGSAARTPGGGKPPNPRLLQGCNKENEAQLKGSPLSGALLTPAGQQRNFSIASVASTYSEFVRDLVNTDSVQSSETCPRPLTPRSSTTS; this is encoded by the exons ATGAGAAAGAG TGAGGTGCTGGCAGCAGAGGCTGTGTCCTGCCTGAATAAAGCTCTGTGCCACCTGAAGGACATCTGGGAGGAGATAGGGATCCCTGAGGACCAGAGACTGCAGAGGACCAATGTTGTCAAGAACCACATTAAG AGTTTACTAGACATGATGATCAAAGAAGAGGATTCTCTGAAAAAGAGGCTCATAAGCAGCATTCAGACCTGCAGGACGGAAATGGAGAAACTCTACCTGGAGCTTCAGCTGACCGGGTTTGAG GAGGAGACCGGTATCACCATGCTCCAGCAGGAGAAGAACATCCGCACACAGGTGGAGGCTCTGATGAAGGAGAAGACCCTGCGGATGCAGCAGCTGAAGGTTCTGctagaccaggaccaggacctgTGCGACATCCTGTGCTCCATGCCCTATGGCATCGCTCCAGACTCCGTCCCCACGCCGGAACAGCTGGAGAGCTTCAGCCAGCACATCACCAACCAGAACGCAGAGAAG ACGAGGCGGTATGCTGAGTTCATGGACCTCAAAAGGCAGATCATCTTGTACATGGGAGAGCTGGACCAGATCCCCGAGACCAGCTTTGAGAAGGACGTGGTCTGTGAGGACGAGGACTCTTTTTGCCTTTCAAGAGACAATATCACGTCTCTCAAACTGCTCGTTTGTCAG CTGGAGGAACGTAAGGCGGAGAACGAGGCGATGTGTGAGGCTCACAGAGAGAAGATCCAGCGGTTGTGGGACCGACTGACAGTTcctcaggaggagagagaggcctTCAACGAACACATGGTCTCATCCAGGAAGAGGAACCTGGAAGCG TTACACGCAGAAGTTCAACGTCTGGAGGAGCTCAAAATGTTAAACATCCACAACGTCACCGACGCCATCCGCTCCGAGATCGCCGTGTTTTGGGAGAAGTGCTTCTTCAGCACCGACCAGCGGCAGGATTTCTCTCCGTATTTTAGCG TGGACTTTACTGAAGAGCTGTTGAGTCTGCATGACGCTGAGATCCAGCGCTTGAAGCAGCATTATGAGGATCACAAAGAGCTTTTTGACGGCGTTCACCAGTGGGAAGAAAGCTGGAGACTCTTCCTCCAGCTGGAG AAAAAAGCCACAGATCCGACGCGTTTCACTAACAGAGGAGGAAACCTTCTGAAAGAGGAGAAACAGAGGTCTGACCTGCATAAGAGCCTGCCGAAG cTGGAAAAGAAACTAAAAGTCCAGATCGACGTGTGGGAAAGTGAACAGGATCGTGAGTTTCTAGTAAACGGCCAGATGTTTCTTCAGTATGTGGAGGATCAGTGGGAGCTGCACCGaatagagaaagagaaggagaaacaaGAGAGG CAACTGAAGAAGAGCAAACAGACGGAGGAGGATATGCTGTACGGAACGGCGGTACGAACCCCGACCAAACGCAGACTCCTCGGCACTCATACCCCAAATAAATCACGGAAG TTTAACGCCACTTCCAGCCTCTCTAGCGCCACCTCTAACAGCACCGGTCGCTCCGTCTTCGGTGGGACGGTCTGCCGCTCTCCTGGGCCCCGCCCACCTCTCTCAGCAAACAAG GGTTCAGCAGCGAGGACGCCAGGTGGCGGTAAACCTCCAAACCCTCGACTGCTGCAGGGCTGTAACAAGGAGAACGAGGCCCAGCTGAAGGGGAGCCCTCTGAGCGGTGCGTTGCTGACCCCCGCTGGTCAACAGCGTAACTTCAGCATAGCCTCTGTTGCCAGCACGTATTCAGAGTTTGTG aGGGACTTGGTCAACACTGATTCTGTTCAATCAAG CGAGACCTGTCCAAGGCCACTAACGCCAAGATCCAGCACGACATCCTGa
- the prc1b gene encoding protein regulator of cytokinesis 1b isoform X1 — protein MRKSEVLAAEAVSCLNKALCHLKDIWEEIGIPEDQRLQRTNVVKNHIKSLLDMMIKEEDSLKKRLISSIQTCRTEMEKLYLELQLTGFEEETGITMLQQEKNIRTQVEALMKEKTLRMQQLKVLLDQDQDLCDILCSMPYGIAPDSVPTPEQLESFSQHITNQNAEKTRRYAEFMDLKRQIILYMGELDQIPETSFEKDVVCEDEDSFCLSRDNITSLKLLVCQLEERKAENEAMCEAHREKIQRLWDRLTVPQEEREAFNEHMVSSRKRNLEALHAEVQRLEELKMLNIHNVTDAIRSEIAVFWEKCFFSTDQRQDFSPYFSVDFTEELLSLHDAEIQRLKQHYEDHKELFDGVHQWEESWRLFLQLEKKATDPTRFTNRGGNLLKEEKQRSDLHKSLPKLEKKLKVQIDVWESEQDREFLVNGQMFLQYVEDQWELHRIEKEKEKQERQLKKSKQTEEDMLYGTAVRTPTKRRLLGTHTPNKSRKFNATSSLSSATSNSTGRSVFGGTVCRSPGPRPPLSANKGSAARTPGGGKPPNPRLLQGCNKENEAQLKGSPLSGALLTPAGQQRNFSIASVASTYSEFVRDLSKATNAKIQHDILNSTTTNL, from the exons ATGAGAAAGAG TGAGGTGCTGGCAGCAGAGGCTGTGTCCTGCCTGAATAAAGCTCTGTGCCACCTGAAGGACATCTGGGAGGAGATAGGGATCCCTGAGGACCAGAGACTGCAGAGGACCAATGTTGTCAAGAACCACATTAAG AGTTTACTAGACATGATGATCAAAGAAGAGGATTCTCTGAAAAAGAGGCTCATAAGCAGCATTCAGACCTGCAGGACGGAAATGGAGAAACTCTACCTGGAGCTTCAGCTGACCGGGTTTGAG GAGGAGACCGGTATCACCATGCTCCAGCAGGAGAAGAACATCCGCACACAGGTGGAGGCTCTGATGAAGGAGAAGACCCTGCGGATGCAGCAGCTGAAGGTTCTGctagaccaggaccaggacctgTGCGACATCCTGTGCTCCATGCCCTATGGCATCGCTCCAGACTCCGTCCCCACGCCGGAACAGCTGGAGAGCTTCAGCCAGCACATCACCAACCAGAACGCAGAGAAG ACGAGGCGGTATGCTGAGTTCATGGACCTCAAAAGGCAGATCATCTTGTACATGGGAGAGCTGGACCAGATCCCCGAGACCAGCTTTGAGAAGGACGTGGTCTGTGAGGACGAGGACTCTTTTTGCCTTTCAAGAGACAATATCACGTCTCTCAAACTGCTCGTTTGTCAG CTGGAGGAACGTAAGGCGGAGAACGAGGCGATGTGTGAGGCTCACAGAGAGAAGATCCAGCGGTTGTGGGACCGACTGACAGTTcctcaggaggagagagaggcctTCAACGAACACATGGTCTCATCCAGGAAGAGGAACCTGGAAGCG TTACACGCAGAAGTTCAACGTCTGGAGGAGCTCAAAATGTTAAACATCCACAACGTCACCGACGCCATCCGCTCCGAGATCGCCGTGTTTTGGGAGAAGTGCTTCTTCAGCACCGACCAGCGGCAGGATTTCTCTCCGTATTTTAGCG TGGACTTTACTGAAGAGCTGTTGAGTCTGCATGACGCTGAGATCCAGCGCTTGAAGCAGCATTATGAGGATCACAAAGAGCTTTTTGACGGCGTTCACCAGTGGGAAGAAAGCTGGAGACTCTTCCTCCAGCTGGAG AAAAAAGCCACAGATCCGACGCGTTTCACTAACAGAGGAGGAAACCTTCTGAAAGAGGAGAAACAGAGGTCTGACCTGCATAAGAGCCTGCCGAAG cTGGAAAAGAAACTAAAAGTCCAGATCGACGTGTGGGAAAGTGAACAGGATCGTGAGTTTCTAGTAAACGGCCAGATGTTTCTTCAGTATGTGGAGGATCAGTGGGAGCTGCACCGaatagagaaagagaaggagaaacaaGAGAGG CAACTGAAGAAGAGCAAACAGACGGAGGAGGATATGCTGTACGGAACGGCGGTACGAACCCCGACCAAACGCAGACTCCTCGGCACTCATACCCCAAATAAATCACGGAAG TTTAACGCCACTTCCAGCCTCTCTAGCGCCACCTCTAACAGCACCGGTCGCTCCGTCTTCGGTGGGACGGTCTGCCGCTCTCCTGGGCCCCGCCCACCTCTCTCAGCAAACAAG GGTTCAGCAGCGAGGACGCCAGGTGGCGGTAAACCTCCAAACCCTCGACTGCTGCAGGGCTGTAACAAGGAGAACGAGGCCCAGCTGAAGGGGAGCCCTCTGAGCGGTGCGTTGCTGACCCCCGCTGGTCAACAGCGTAACTTCAGCATAGCCTCTGTTGCCAGCACGTATTCAGAGTTTGTG CGAGACCTGTCCAAGGCCACTAACGCCAAGATCCAGCACGACATCCTGaactccaccaccaccaacctTTGA
- the prc1b gene encoding protein regulator of cytokinesis 1b isoform X2 — protein MRKSEVLAAEAVSCLNKALCHLKDIWEEIGIPEDQRLQRTNVVKNHIKSLLDMMIKEEDSLKKRLISSIQTCRTEMEKLYLELQLTGFEEETGITMLQQEKNIRTQVEALMKEKTLRMQQLKVLLDQDQDLCDILCSMPYGIAPDSVPTPEQLESFSQHITNQNAEKTRRYAEFMDLKRQIILYMGELDQIPETSFEKDVVCEDEDSFCLSRDNITSLKLLVCQLEERKAENEAMCEAHREKIQRLWDRLTVPQEEREAFNEHMVSSRKRNLEALHAEVQRLEELKMLNIHNVTDAIRSEIAVFWEKCFFSTDQRQDFSPYFSVDFTEELLSLHDAEIQRLKQHYEDHKELFDGVHQWEESWRLFLQLEKKATDPTRFTNRGGNLLKEEKQRSDLHKSLPKLEKKLKVQIDVWESEQDREFLVNGQMFLQYVEDQWELHRIEKEKEKQERQLKKSKQTEEDMLYGTAVRTPTKRRLLGTHTPNKSRKFNATSSLSSATSNSTGRSVFGGTVCRSPGPRPPLSANKGSAARTPGGGKPPNPRLLQGCNKENEAQLKGSPLSARPVQGH, from the exons ATGAGAAAGAG TGAGGTGCTGGCAGCAGAGGCTGTGTCCTGCCTGAATAAAGCTCTGTGCCACCTGAAGGACATCTGGGAGGAGATAGGGATCCCTGAGGACCAGAGACTGCAGAGGACCAATGTTGTCAAGAACCACATTAAG AGTTTACTAGACATGATGATCAAAGAAGAGGATTCTCTGAAAAAGAGGCTCATAAGCAGCATTCAGACCTGCAGGACGGAAATGGAGAAACTCTACCTGGAGCTTCAGCTGACCGGGTTTGAG GAGGAGACCGGTATCACCATGCTCCAGCAGGAGAAGAACATCCGCACACAGGTGGAGGCTCTGATGAAGGAGAAGACCCTGCGGATGCAGCAGCTGAAGGTTCTGctagaccaggaccaggacctgTGCGACATCCTGTGCTCCATGCCCTATGGCATCGCTCCAGACTCCGTCCCCACGCCGGAACAGCTGGAGAGCTTCAGCCAGCACATCACCAACCAGAACGCAGAGAAG ACGAGGCGGTATGCTGAGTTCATGGACCTCAAAAGGCAGATCATCTTGTACATGGGAGAGCTGGACCAGATCCCCGAGACCAGCTTTGAGAAGGACGTGGTCTGTGAGGACGAGGACTCTTTTTGCCTTTCAAGAGACAATATCACGTCTCTCAAACTGCTCGTTTGTCAG CTGGAGGAACGTAAGGCGGAGAACGAGGCGATGTGTGAGGCTCACAGAGAGAAGATCCAGCGGTTGTGGGACCGACTGACAGTTcctcaggaggagagagaggcctTCAACGAACACATGGTCTCATCCAGGAAGAGGAACCTGGAAGCG TTACACGCAGAAGTTCAACGTCTGGAGGAGCTCAAAATGTTAAACATCCACAACGTCACCGACGCCATCCGCTCCGAGATCGCCGTGTTTTGGGAGAAGTGCTTCTTCAGCACCGACCAGCGGCAGGATTTCTCTCCGTATTTTAGCG TGGACTTTACTGAAGAGCTGTTGAGTCTGCATGACGCTGAGATCCAGCGCTTGAAGCAGCATTATGAGGATCACAAAGAGCTTTTTGACGGCGTTCACCAGTGGGAAGAAAGCTGGAGACTCTTCCTCCAGCTGGAG AAAAAAGCCACAGATCCGACGCGTTTCACTAACAGAGGAGGAAACCTTCTGAAAGAGGAGAAACAGAGGTCTGACCTGCATAAGAGCCTGCCGAAG cTGGAAAAGAAACTAAAAGTCCAGATCGACGTGTGGGAAAGTGAACAGGATCGTGAGTTTCTAGTAAACGGCCAGATGTTTCTTCAGTATGTGGAGGATCAGTGGGAGCTGCACCGaatagagaaagagaaggagaaacaaGAGAGG CAACTGAAGAAGAGCAAACAGACGGAGGAGGATATGCTGTACGGAACGGCGGTACGAACCCCGACCAAACGCAGACTCCTCGGCACTCATACCCCAAATAAATCACGGAAG TTTAACGCCACTTCCAGCCTCTCTAGCGCCACCTCTAACAGCACCGGTCGCTCCGTCTTCGGTGGGACGGTCTGCCGCTCTCCTGGGCCCCGCCCACCTCTCTCAGCAAACAAG GGTTCAGCAGCGAGGACGCCAGGTGGCGGTAAACCTCCAAACCCTCGACTGCTGCAGGGCTGTAACAAGGAGAACGAGGCCCAGCTGAAGGGGAGCCCTCTGAGCG CGAGACCTGTCCAAGGCCACTAA